One Branchiostoma floridae strain S238N-H82 chromosome 1, Bfl_VNyyK, whole genome shotgun sequence genomic region harbors:
- the LOC118415665 gene encoding tRNA (guanine(37)-N1)-methyltransferase-like, protein MTLCGRFCCIVNRNRTFLQTTVSRFLLAMSESLFTPPPGVRGMEVLDRQAFNLTVQVPAIKIPTKAIGGLLKPLKSILLKRPNTKKVVDIPDDQQHKVLLFDPDKVEPEENLTGEHGKLLQENGVTAAPHLYDLQLGYESWTAQEVLTAVLPEGEVTTAFSRVGHIAHLNLRDHQLPYKTLIGQVIMDKNQGITSVVNKTNIINNTFRFFSMELIAGEDKTTVTVKENHCSFEFDFAQVYWNPRLGTEHERITNKLRARDVVYDVFAGVGPFSIPAARKRCEILANDLNPESYKWLVHNTKLNKVQDRVRTFNMDGRQFIQEVVKKDMIDRCQAEDADLQDHTSHVIMNLPAMAVEFLDAFVGLLAGETLQEYRPPMIHCHTFSKADDPAADARHRVEEVLGAALPKDHYIHRVRDVAPNKEMMCVSFQMPLDVLLTHQGGTDHAEPDRKKLKTET, encoded by the exons ATGACACTTTGTGGACGTTTTTGCTGTATTGTCAACAGAAACAGAACATTCCTTCAGACGACAGTGTCACGTTTTCTCCTGGCGATGTCTGAGAGCCTGTTCACCCCTCCCCCTGGAGTCAGGGGCATGGAAGTGCTGGACAGACAGGCTTTCAACCTGACTGTGCAAGTACCAGCGATCAAG ATACCAACGAAAGCCATCGGTGGACTACTGAAGCCCCTGAAAAGTATCCTGTTGAAGCGGCCAAACACAAAGAAAGTAGTGGACATTCCTGATGACCAGCAGCACAAGGTCCTGCTGTTTGACCCTGACAAGGTTGAGCCTGAGGAAAACCTGACAGGAGAGCATGGCAAACTGTTACAGGAGAATGGG GTAACAGCTGCTCCACATCTATATGACCTACAGCTGGGTTATGAGAGTTGGACAGCACAGGAGGTTCTGACTGCTGTCCTGCCAGAGGGAGAGGTAACCACAGCATTCAGCAGGGTCGGGCATATCGCTCACCTGAACCTCCGGGATCACCAGCTCCCATACAAGACCCTCATAG GTCAGGTGATCATGGATAAGAACCAGGGCATCACGTCAGTGGTGAACAAGAccaacatcatcaacaacacCTTCAGGTTCTTCTCCATGGAGCTGATTGCTGGTGAAGACAAAACTACAGTCACAGTCAAGGAGAACCACTGCTCCTTCGAATTTGACTTTGCCCAAGTCTACTGGAACCCTCGTTTAGGAACTGAACATGAAAGAATCACCAACAAGCTCAGGGCACGAGATGTTGTATATGACGTGTTTGCAGGGGTGGGTCCATTCTCCATCCCTGCTGCTAGGAAGAGATGTGAAATCCTGGCAAATGACTTGAACCCTGAGTCCTACAAATGGCTGGTGCACAACACAAAGCTGAACAAGGTACAGGACAGGGTCAGAACTTTCAATATGGATGGCAGACAATTTATTCAGGAGGTCGTGAAGAAagacatgattgacaggtgtcaagCAGAGGATGCAGATCTTCAGGATCACACGAGTCACGTGATCATGAACCTGCCTGCCATGGCGGTGGAGTTCCTGGACGCATTCGTCGGACTGCTGGCAGGGGAGACGTTACAGGAGTACCGACCTCCCATGATCCACTGCCACACCTTCTCCAAGGCTGACGACCCGGCAGCAGATGCCAGACACAGGGTGGAGGAGGTGTTGGGGGCTGCCCTGCCGAAGGACCACTACATACACAG AGTAAGAGATGTGGCCCCAAATAAGGAGATGATGTGTGTGTCCTTCCAGATGCCACTGGATGTGCTACTCACCCACCAgggtggtacag ACCATGCTGAACCAGACAGAAAGAAGTTGAAGACAGAGACATGA
- the LOC118415596 gene encoding probable sodium-coupled neutral amino acid transporter 6 isoform X1, which yields MGADILGRHDGNFAVIRRPVANFATHRKMATVPVEDAATSINSDYFYGISASMEREPLLGAFQRENSIQTSIGGLRQGDSHEAQGKASFGMSVFNLMNAILGSGILGLAYAMSESGVILFTILMMIVAGTASYSIHLLLRMCEISGVKSYEDVGYAALRKPGKFLAAGAILLQNIGAMSSYLFIVKTEFPAVIRTFMQLPPDAQAWYLNGDYLLLLVAGLVIAPLAALRRIEFLGYTSGLSIACMVFFTSVVVAKKFSYPCPVPPQDWSNVTIPSNATWFPLLNSTTADHMVALQNSSTVQDCTAKMVVLTERTAYALPTMAFSFVCHTAVLPVYVELKRGNVGRMQNVANTSIGISFILYMLSALFGYLTFYGNVHSELLESYNSFNPHDTVILVCRLAVLVAVILTVPVVHFPARKAITLMLFPGRPFSWLVHLSITLCLMVLVNCLAIFVPDIKDVFGVAGATSSTFLVFILPGLFYLKVSSERRFALHKILAAVIAGGGTCLCILSLTLITSDIIHRAT from the exons atgggcGCAGACATCTTGGGACGGCATGATGGGAATTTTGCCGTAATTCGTCGGCCTGTCGCAAACTTCGCCACACACCGCAAGATGGCAACAGTGCCGGTGGAAGATGCGGCGACGTCCATCAATTCCGACTATTTCTACGGTATTTCGGCGTCCATGGAGCGCGAACCTTTGCTCGGAGCCTTCCAGAGG GAGAACAGTATCCAGACCAGTATCGGTGGTCTGCGACAGGGGGACAGTCATGAGGCGCAGGGGAAGGCCTCCTTCGGCATGTCTGTCTTCAACCTCATGAACGCCATCTTAGGCAGTGGCATTTTGGGACTGGCATACGCGATGTCGGAGAGCGGAGTTATTCTATTCAC AATCCTGATGATGATTGTTGCCGGAACAGCCAGCTATTCCATCCACCTCCTGCTGAGAATGTGTGAGATTTCAG GGGTGAAGTCATATGAGGATGTAGGCTATGCTGCATTAAGAAAACCAGGAAAG TTTTTGGCTGCAGGAGCAATTCTACTTCAAAATATAGGAG CCATGTCTAGTTACTTATTTATAGTGAAGACAGAGTTCCCTGCCGTCATCAGGACCTTCATGCAGCTCCCACCTGATGCACA AGCCTGGTACCTGAATGGAGATTACCTACTGTTACTGGTGGCTGGGCTGGTTATAGCACCGCTTGCTGCTCTCAGGAGAATAG AGTTCCTTGGGTACACAAGTGGATTGTCTATAGCCTGTATGGTGTTCTTCACTTCAGTG GTTGTTGCAAAGAAATTTAGCTACCCCTGCCCAGTGCCACCACAGGACTGGTCCAATGTTACAATTCCCAGCAATGCCACCTGGTTTCCCCTGCTTAACAGTACCACTGCAGATCACATGGTGGCGCTGCAGAACAGCTCAACTGTGCAGGACTGCACAGCTAAAATGGTCGTCCTGACAGAAAGG ACTGCCTATGCCCTGCCCACTATGGCCTTCTCCTTTGTGTGCCACACAGCTGTCCTCCCTGTGTATGTGGAACTCAAGAG GGGTAATGTGGGAAGGATGCAGAATGTGGCCAACACTTCCATTGGCATCTCATTTATCCTGTACATGCTGTCTGCACTGTTTGGTTACCTCACATTCTATG GTAATGTCCACTCTGAGCTGCTGGAGAGCTATAACTCCTTCAACCCCCACGATACTGTGATTCTGGTGTGTCGGCTGGCCGTGCTGGTGGCCGTCATCCTCACAGTGCCGGTGGTGCACTTCCCT GCCAGGAAAGCGATCACCCTGATGCTGTTCCCCGGCCGCCCGTTCTCCTGGCTGGTCCACCTGTCCATCACGCTGTGCCTCATGGTGCTGGTTAACTGTCTGGCCATCTTTGTACCAGACATCAAGGATGTGTTTGGAGTGGCAG GAGCGACGTCCTCCACCTTCCTGGTCTTCATCCTGCCGGGCCTGTTCTACCTCAAAGTCAGCAGTGAACGGAGATTCGCTCTGCACAAAATACTG gCGGCTGTGATAGCTGGTGGTGGGACGTGCCTGTGTATCCTGAGCCTCACTCTCATCACCTCTGACATCATCCACAGAGCCACATGA
- the LOC118415596 gene encoding probable sodium-coupled neutral amino acid transporter 6 isoform X2: MNRSEPMSSSAEESDPLLLSNHDDNEEKENSIQTSIGGLRQGDSHEAQGKASFGMSVFNLMNAILGSGILGLAYAMSESGVILFTILMMIVAGTASYSIHLLLRMCEISGVKSYEDVGYAALRKPGKFLAAGAILLQNIGAMSSYLFIVKTEFPAVIRTFMQLPPDAQAWYLNGDYLLLLVAGLVIAPLAALRRIEFLGYTSGLSIACMVFFTSVVVAKKFSYPCPVPPQDWSNVTIPSNATWFPLLNSTTADHMVALQNSSTVQDCTAKMVVLTERTAYALPTMAFSFVCHTAVLPVYVELKRGNVGRMQNVANTSIGISFILYMLSALFGYLTFYGNVHSELLESYNSFNPHDTVILVCRLAVLVAVILTVPVVHFPARKAITLMLFPGRPFSWLVHLSITLCLMVLVNCLAIFVPDIKDVFGVAGATSSTFLVFILPGLFYLKVSSERRFALHKILAAVIAGGGTCLCILSLTLITSDIIHRAT, encoded by the exons ATGAATCGGTCAGAGCCAATGTCATCATCTGCTGAGGAATCAGACCCACTTCTCCTCAGCAATCATGATGACAATGAAGAAAAG GAGAACAGTATCCAGACCAGTATCGGTGGTCTGCGACAGGGGGACAGTCATGAGGCGCAGGGGAAGGCCTCCTTCGGCATGTCTGTCTTCAACCTCATGAACGCCATCTTAGGCAGTGGCATTTTGGGACTGGCATACGCGATGTCGGAGAGCGGAGTTATTCTATTCAC AATCCTGATGATGATTGTTGCCGGAACAGCCAGCTATTCCATCCACCTCCTGCTGAGAATGTGTGAGATTTCAG GGGTGAAGTCATATGAGGATGTAGGCTATGCTGCATTAAGAAAACCAGGAAAG TTTTTGGCTGCAGGAGCAATTCTACTTCAAAATATAGGAG CCATGTCTAGTTACTTATTTATAGTGAAGACAGAGTTCCCTGCCGTCATCAGGACCTTCATGCAGCTCCCACCTGATGCACA AGCCTGGTACCTGAATGGAGATTACCTACTGTTACTGGTGGCTGGGCTGGTTATAGCACCGCTTGCTGCTCTCAGGAGAATAG AGTTCCTTGGGTACACAAGTGGATTGTCTATAGCCTGTATGGTGTTCTTCACTTCAGTG GTTGTTGCAAAGAAATTTAGCTACCCCTGCCCAGTGCCACCACAGGACTGGTCCAATGTTACAATTCCCAGCAATGCCACCTGGTTTCCCCTGCTTAACAGTACCACTGCAGATCACATGGTGGCGCTGCAGAACAGCTCAACTGTGCAGGACTGCACAGCTAAAATGGTCGTCCTGACAGAAAGG ACTGCCTATGCCCTGCCCACTATGGCCTTCTCCTTTGTGTGCCACACAGCTGTCCTCCCTGTGTATGTGGAACTCAAGAG GGGTAATGTGGGAAGGATGCAGAATGTGGCCAACACTTCCATTGGCATCTCATTTATCCTGTACATGCTGTCTGCACTGTTTGGTTACCTCACATTCTATG GTAATGTCCACTCTGAGCTGCTGGAGAGCTATAACTCCTTCAACCCCCACGATACTGTGATTCTGGTGTGTCGGCTGGCCGTGCTGGTGGCCGTCATCCTCACAGTGCCGGTGGTGCACTTCCCT GCCAGGAAAGCGATCACCCTGATGCTGTTCCCCGGCCGCCCGTTCTCCTGGCTGGTCCACCTGTCCATCACGCTGTGCCTCATGGTGCTGGTTAACTGTCTGGCCATCTTTGTACCAGACATCAAGGATGTGTTTGGAGTGGCAG GAGCGACGTCCTCCACCTTCCTGGTCTTCATCCTGCCGGGCCTGTTCTACCTCAAAGTCAGCAGTGAACGGAGATTCGCTCTGCACAAAATACTG gCGGCTGTGATAGCTGGTGGTGGGACGTGCCTGTGTATCCTGAGCCTCACTCTCATCACCTCTGACATCATCCACAGAGCCACATGA
- the LOC118409245 gene encoding claspin-like: MIGSTDLEESTDGLGNKNDEEFGQKTEKLMPSDMNTRNVSDNEDSPVSQETKPASRGPAHGEDSTINKTPSTKMRRLVLDSSSDEEDIVVSRKQLQNLDDSDGEDSKLSIRKTPKTRRKAILEDSDEEDSSPPTEEGSTVEQSAAGGDNSDSSDGEDIQTNRIVNKSSSKKKRIVMDDSSDEDEGLGSLASSKIKKDDQPKSGKMNILADSDDDDDEDMLGEISLKSLLHNKNQDKQETDMKTSKDGKKKRPVLDSSSDEEVEMHLNKLNSDLFDDEQNDNSDQGAEMDMEEEEQVRSEKSAKSKARKKQEKPPKPKRLNKAEQHLMHSETQRMTRESELNLPYLKPPPKTIDDFFKPRPKAGPLKAVGGIASLLRRPVAQQLAVRKTTAQATRPAEKPLGSSLAPSQAHPAAPPQPTRADVFTNDELDELPDIVDTTCADKNDKDLLTVSASPTEITDSGLTSVNTNLGAKISSEDDIEMQENAETTQGTSEGITQDSGVGTDAATSTQTAAPLPTHTSETQPELSQAASAEQSEPAADKQEEKEDLKLTVPPPCLSGGPDSFIDLEDSAVSCSDRPKKKGSMVDLLDRFIKHSQASKKRAKKHQQQISIVKKETSAEGKEELKQETLTVTVEEGEEPAKEEAPGARLMKLKETLQAKMRERRAQEREKRQQMYQLDNEEGFGDEEEEMTDEEETDDEEQDEERDQGQGILDLEAEEDGEGEEEDADTILTDELPSTTNLKPVKLCPGDSETDSSNVDFKTPAKFARPLHPFSAGSDKTMDLFDSTSESNLTTPGNSNHSIKSKQDSTKGLEVTPTGHSKPGQGKGFFSFSAIKQKKGLIRHESQGFPFDDSDQSLDGSAKGLKLQGDTSSVDLNTSMDLGASIPSHQPEKKVGFGREDTAPDLFAPFSRFKSGEEPDSGQKSSLKLSELTLPIEDSQDLYRSSQSPPPGQRLLSTQSFHFSLESDSQQSQLLDSDGFLKAADEKRPPKRQLLLADDNAMDTNMDELLDLCSGKFTGRTQNSGGSQRDRKELDGSRGFASDGFKARLPRTDSQDDMDELLGLCSGTFTGSTQQPAQSTQGRKRAREESQDGSSMSLRMVSDEEVEEEEKTERKYFSDGEEEEEAQEEDEDEEEKEDNLDDESNEELNFHRHFKGFMYKKKRKIRGEFVEQEAELSGSEEGSGDEAEGSDLDEYEHDTDPEDLPSDEEELQKQVHRLHMKSMLDEDKRKLRLYQEAYLEDGDLHSDSRRKRRFRWTNIDENSQTDLFTLNSDGEQEGGEEGEDDSQWRMARYQREKWLREKQESQHDSDDDHLDENSQFVKTAKKALSKMKKPALPSSPSKENQAKKTTTAAVSPGKPPILAKPMRYRYGSFLKKDKASLERLASVKVVDPNGPRHSKNFIFKRVSPDKPKPATKRPQVNRSVSQVVTPSAKRPRLDRSQSEDSNSIFTMLY; encoded by the exons ATGATAGGATCTACAGACTTGGAGGAAAGCACGGATGGCCTTGGCAACAAGAATGACGAGGAATTTGGGCAGAAAACAGAAAAG CTGATGCCTTCAGATATGAACACCAGAAATGTCAGTGACAACGAGGACAGCCCTGTTAGTCAGGAGACCAAACCAGCCAGCAGGGGACCTGCCCATGGAGAAGATAGCACCATTAACAAAACACCCAGTACCAAGATGAGAAGG CTTGTCCTGGACTCATCATCTGATGAGGAGGACATAGTTGTATCCAGAAAGCAGCTGCAGAACTTGGATGACTCGGATGGAGAAGACAGCAAACTCTCTATCAGGAAGACACCAAAGACTCGCAGGAAGGCCATCCTGGAGGACTCAGACGAGGAGGATTCCTCACCTCCAACAGAGGAGGGTTCTACAGTTGAGCAGTCAGCAGCAGGAGGAGACAACTCAGACAGTTCTGATGGAGAAGACATACAGACCAACAGAATAGTCAACAAATCAAGTAGCAAAAAGAAAAGG ATTGTCATGGACGACTCCTCTGATGAAGACGAGGGGCTGGGGAGTTTAGCAAGCAGCAAGATTAAGAAAGATGACCAGCCTAAATCTGGCAAGATG AACATCCTTGCTGactctgatgatgatgatgatgaagacatgCTTGGAGAAATATCACTAAAATCCTTACTTCACAATAAGAATCAGGATAAACAGGAAACAGATATGAAGACATCCAAAGATGGAAAGAAGAAAAGG CCTGTGCTGGATTCATCATCAGATGAGGAGGTGGAGATGCACCTAAACAAGTTGAACTCTGACCTCTTTGATGATGAACAAAATGACAACAGTGACCAGGGTGCGGAAATGGACATGGAGGAAGAAGAACAGGTCAGATCCGAGAAATCTGCAAAGAGCAAAGCAAGAAAGAAACAGGAGAAA CCTCCCAAGCCCAAGAGGCTGAATAAAGCCGAACAACATCTGATGCACAGTGAAACACAAAGGATGACCAGAG AGTCAGAGCTGAACCTTCCTTACCTCAAGCCACCACCTAAAACTATAGATGACTTCTTCAAGCCCAGACCTAAGGCAGGACCACTCAAAGCTGTCGGGGGAATCGCAAG CCTCCTCAGAAGACCTGTTGCCCAACAGTTGGCCGTCAGGAAAACGACAGCACAGGCCACAAGACCAGCTGAGAAGCCTCTCGGCAGTTCACTAGCTCCTTCACAAGCACATCCAGCAGCCCCTCCACAGCCCACCAGAGCAGATGTTTTCACGAATGATGAACTTGATGAACTGCCTGACATTGTAGATACAACATGTGCAGATAAAAATGATAAGGATCTTCTAACCGTGTCAGCATCGCCGACTGAAATAACAGATTCAGGTCTAACGTCTGTAAATACAAACCTCGGTGCAAAGATTAGTTCAGAGGATGATATAGAAATGCAAGAGAATGCTGAAACCACTCAGGGAACCTCAGAAGGGATTACTCAGGACTCCGGTGTGGGAACAGATGCTGCTACGTCCACACAGacagctgcccccctccccacccatacATCAGAGACCCAGCCTGAACTGTCACAGGCAGCCTCAGCCGAGCAGTCAGAACCTGCAGCAGATAAACAGGAGGAGAAAGAAGACCTCAAGCTGACAGTGCCACCACCTTGCCTCAGTGGAGGGCCTGACTCCTTTATTGATCTGGAAGACTCCGCTGTAAGCTGCTCTGACAGGCCCAAGAAGAAAGGAAGTATGGTAGACCTGCTGGACAGGTTCATTAAGCATTCCCAGGCCAGCAAGAAACGAGCCAAGAAGCACCAACAGCAGATCAG TATTGTAAAAAAGGAGACATCTGCTGAAGGGAAGGAGGAACTGAAGCAGGAGACCCTGACTGTTACTGTAGAGGAAGGGGAAGAGCCTGCTAAAGAAGAAGCACCTG GTGCTCGGCTGATGAAGCTGAAGGAGACTCTCCAGGCCAAGATGCGTGAGCGGCGAGCGCAGGAGAGGGAGAAACGGCAGCAGATGTACCAGCTGGATAACGAGGAGGGGTTTGGGGACGAGGAGGAGGAGATGACTGATGAAGAGGAGACAGATGATGAAGAGCAAGATGAGGAGAGGGATCAAGGACAG GGTATCCTGGATCTGGAGGCAGAGGAAGATGGAGAGGGGGAGGAAGAGGATGCTGATACTATCctcacagatgagcttccatccACTACCAACCTCAAACCTGTCAAACTGTGCCCAGGTGACAGCGAGACAGACAGCTCCAATGTTGATTTCAAAACACCGGCAAAGTTTGCACGCCCTCTGCATCCTTTCTCTGCAGGGTCTGATAAAACTATGGACTTGTTTGACTCCACAAGCGAGAGCAACTTGACCACGCCTGGAAACAGTAACCACAGCATCAAGTCAAAGCAGGATTCAACTAAAGGGTTAGAAGTTACGCCAACTGGTCACTCCAAGCCAGGGCAAGGAAAAGGCTTCTTCAGCTTTAGTGCCATTAAACAGAAAAAGGGTCTCATCCGACACGAGTCCCAGGGTTTCCCATTTGATGACAGTGACCAGTCCCTAGATGGTAGTGCAAAGGGCTTAAAATTACAAGGAGACACAAGCAGTGTAGACCTCAACACCAGTATGGACCTAGGGGCTTCTATCCCCTCCCACCAGCCAGAGAAAAAAGTTGGGTTTGGCCGTGAGGACACAGCTCCTGATCTCTTTGCACCCTTCTCTAGGTTCAAGTCAGGAGAAGAGCCAGATTCAGGGCAAAAG AGCTCACTCAAGCTGTCTGAGTTGACCCTGCCCATTGAGGACTCCCAG GACCTTTACCGCTCGTCGCAGTCCCCACCACCAGGCCAGAGGCTACTAAGCACACAGAGTTTCCACTTCTCTCTGGAGAGTGACTCTCAGCAGAGCCAGCTGCTGGACTCAGACGG TTTTCTGAAGGCAGCCGATGAGAAGAGACCCCCTAAGCGGCAGTTGCTGCTGGCTGATGACAATGCCATGGACACCAACATGGATGAGCTGTTGGACCTGTGCTCAGGGAAGTTTACTGGAA GGACACAGAATTCTGGAGGCTCCCAAAGAGACAGAAAGGAGCTGGATGGCAGTAGAGGGTTTGCCTCTGATGGCTTCAAGGCCAGGCTGCCCAGAACAGACAGCCAGGATGACATGGATGAACTGCTGGGGCTCTGCTCAGGGACATTCACTGGCAG TACCCAGCAGCCGGCCCAGTCCACCCAGGGTAGGAAGAGAGCACGTGAGGAGTCCCAGGATGGCAGCAGTATGTCGCTAAGGATGGTGTCAGATGAAgaggtggaggaggaggagaaaacGGAGAGGAAGTACTTCAGCgatggggaggaggaggaggaggcacAG gaggaagatgaagatgaggaagagaAAGAGGACAATTTGGATGATGAGTCTAATGAGGAGCTAAATTTCCACAGACACTTCAAAGGTTTCATGTACAAGAAAAAGAG GAAAATCCGCGGGGAGTTTGTGGAGCAGGAGGCAGAACTGTCCGGGAGTGAGGAAGGGAGCGGGGACGAGGCGGAGGGGTCAGATCTGGATGAATATGAGCACGACACGGACCCAGAGGACCTGCCTTCAGACGAGGAAGAACTGCAGAAACAGGTCCACAGGCTGCACAT GAAGTCCATGCTGGATGAAGACAAGCGGAAGCTGCGGCTGTACCAGGAGGCTTACCTGGAGGATGGAGACCTGCACAGCGACTCGCGCAGGAAGAGGAGGTTCAGGTGGACCAATATTG ATGAGAACTCTCAGACAGACCTGTTCACCTTGAACTCTGATGGTGAGCAGGAGGGAGGAGAGGAGGGGGAGGATGACTCCCAGTGGAGGATGGCCAGGTACCAGAGGGAGAAGTGGCTCAGGGAGAAACAGGAG AGCCAGCATGACAGTGATGATGACCACCTGGATGAAAACAGCCAGTTTGTCAAAACAGCCAAGAAGGCTCTTAGCAAGATGAAGAAACCAGCATTGCCCTCAA GTCCTTCTAAGGAAAACCAGGCTAAAAAGACAACCACAGCTGCTGTCTCACCTGGAAAACCACCCATCCTGGCCAAACCTATGAGA TATCGCTATGGCTCCTTCCTGAAGAAGGATAAGGCCAGCCTGGAGCGGCTTGCCTCCGTCAAAGTGGTGGATCCCAACGGTCCTCGTCATTCCAAGAACTTCATCTTCAAAAGAGTCTCTCCTGACAAGCCCAAGCCAGCGACGAAACGACCACAA GTAAACAGGTCCGTGAGCCAGGTCGTGACCCCCAGCGCCAAGCGACCCAGACTGGATCGCAGCCAGAGTGAGGACAGCAACAGCATCTTCACCATGTTGTACTGA
- the LOC118415781 gene encoding uncharacterized protein LOC118415781 — MPCLLHSMWDTSENQQVGMAPHLPIRTITGLMISWMTPALMDYINKKTSPPVVSKPPNQQKQEGVVVRDSFGARYNLPVRLVQETTVVQKGAGHQAHKQHEMSNLGANIKPQVPEVTRGRLASADCPAVNQSEQSAPKWHANPADAETSKAVTSPADRSTDSRVISDRGNPHDRMGTPEKEQLKSEWQTTMKQDSKVQEEWLRLQQDRSAFEYDKQYEREKLSALQHQVQRDRQKLADSRQLQQDLEHKKHLLAQEKDIMATDKHQLEIQWRQLAKHKQDLAADREDVETEKEQLRREWLLLSEEQNFRQDSSKRKYLHFIRLKHLRMFKL; from the exons ATGCCCTGCCTGTTGCATTCAATGTGGGACACCTCGGAGAACCAACAGGTGGGCATGGCACCACACCTGCCAATCAGAACCATCACTGGCCTGATGATCTCCTGGATGACACCTGCACTGATGG ATTAcataaacaagaaaacaagtcCCCCTGTGGTCTCCAAGCCACCCAACCAGCAAAAACAAGAGGGAGTGGTGGTGAGGGACAGCTTTGGTGCCAGGTACAACCTGCCTGTAAGATTGGTGCAGGAGACAACTGTGGTGCAGAAGGGGGCAGGACATCAGGCACACAAACAGCATGAAATGTCAAACCTTGGGGCCAACATCAAGCCACAAGTTCCAGAGGTGACAAGAGGGAGGCTAGCTTCTGCAGATTGCcctgctgtcaatcaatcagAACAATCTGCACCAAAATGGCATGCAAATCCAGCAGATGCAGAGACCAGTAAAGCAGTTACAAGCCCAGCTGACCGCAGTACAGACTCAAGAGTCATCTCAGATAGGGGCAACCCACATGACAGGATGGGAACACCGGAAAAGGAACAGCTGAAGTCAGAATGGCAGACAACTATGAAACAAGACAGCAAGGTGCAGGAGGAGTGGCTCAGGTTGCAGCAGGATCGATCAGCATTCGAGTATGACAAACAGTACGAGAGGGAAAAACTGTCCGCCCTGCAACATCAGGTGCAGAGGGACAGGCAGAAG CTGGCAGACAGTAGACAGCTACAGCAGGATCTGGAGCACAAGAAGCATCTGCTTGCTCAGGAGAAGGACATCATGGCCACTGACAAACATCAGCTGGAGATCCAGTGGAGGCAGCTGGCGAAG CACAAGCAGGATCTTGCAGCAGACCGAGAGGACGTGGAGACAGAGAAGGAACAGCTGCGCAGGGAATGGCTGCTGCTGAGTGAGGAGCAGAATTTCAGACAAGACAGCAGCAAGAGGAAATACCTGCACTTTATCCGACTGAAACATCTACGAATGTTTAAATTATGA
- the LOC118415800 gene encoding CDK-activating kinase assembly factor MAT1-like, whose translation MDEAICPRCKTTKYRNPSMVLMVNTCGHTLCENCVETLFARGSGTCPECNISLRRNTFRIQQFEDPFVDKEVDIRKRILKIYNRQEEEFTSLREYNDYLEEVETIIFNLSNNIDMELTKKKVEEYQKSNKSNIQRNRSKLSKDEELMEQLIEEEQAYLQHSRQELVQQERREKQRKMRQREELLDNLEFSDLPAGLVLASHTARQEEEMEKKPAPTTQFSTGIRIGGGTSFLPVPKAVEAALYQYRPGTVDLLGPEPPQITLLEENGYMSHMRDSSQADMAGGYTTKLGCHRALQEAFCGLYFVPHLTADSVGQEQDMELE comes from the exons ATGGATGAGGCCATCTGCCCGCGCTGTAAGACCACCAAATACCGAAACCCGTCCATGGTGCTGATGGTCAACACTTGTGGACACACGCT ATGTGAGAACTGTGTGGAGACACTGTTTGCCCGAGGCTCAGGGACGTGCCCAGAATGTAACATCTCCCTCAGGAGGAACACATTCAGGATACAGCAGTTTGAAGACCCATTCGTCGATAAGGAAGTGGATATCAGGAAAAgaatattgaaaat CTACAACAGACAGGAGGAGGAGTTCACAAGTCTCAGGGAATATAATGACTACCTGGAGGAGGTGGAAACTATCA taTTCAACCTATCCAACAACATTGATATGGAGCTGACCAAGAAGAAGGTGGAAGAATACCAGAAAAGTAACAAGTCCAATATCCAGAGGAACAGGAGCAAACTG AGTAAGGATGAGGAGCTGATGGAGCAGCTGATTGAGGAGGAGCAGGCGTACCTGCAGCACAGCAGGCAGGAGCTGGTCCAGCAGGAGAGGAGGGAAAAGCAGAGGAAGATGAGACAGAGAGAGGAGCTGTTGGACAACCTG GAGTTCTCAGACTTGCCTGCTGGTCTGGTGTTGGCCAGTCACACAGCCAGACAAGAGGAGGAGATGGAGAAGAAACCTGCACCAACGACTCAGTTCTCCACTGGGATCAGGATAGGG GGAGGGACATCCTTCCTACCTGTCCCAAAGGCAGTGGAGGCAGCCCTGTACCAGTACAGACCAGGCACTGTGGACCTGCTAGGGCCAGAACCACCACAGATTACACTCCTGGAGGAAAATGG CTACATGTCCCACATGAGAGACTCGTCCCAGGCCGACATGGCGGGAGGCTATACAACCAAACTGGGCTGCCATCGAGCTCTGCAGGAGGCTTTCTGTGGACTGTACTTTGTACCTCACCTTACAGCCGACAGTGTCGGACAAGAGCAGGACATGGAACTAGAATAG